Proteins from a genomic interval of Sulfurimonas sp. HSL3-2:
- the tssC gene encoding type VI secretion system contractile sheath large subunit, translating into MSVVEATAASNEAVNGSLLDNIIAQTSITREDDTYTVVKSGVGALIEELIKSNNPDEKVNKTVIDKMIAEIDAKISAQMDEILHHEKFQELESKWRGLYFLVERTDFRENILMEMINVTKEDLIEDFEDCLDITQTGLYKHVYTSGYGQFGGEPVGTIVADYEIAPSNVDMKFMTKMASISAMAHAPLITAAGPKFFGLDSFEGMPNLKDLEDVMNSPQFAAWKGFRKNEDSRYVGMTLPRFLLRAPYDPEDNPISKFVYQEDVSKSHENYLWGSTVYTFASKLTDSFANFRWCTNIIGPMSGGEVRDLPVHTFESMGDVEMKIPTEILVSDRREYELAQEGFIPLVMRKGSNSAAFFAANSAQQPKIFADTPEGNEAELNYKLGTQLPYLFAVTRMAHYIKVLQREHIGSWREREDLERELNKWAKQYVANQENPSAEIRSKRPFKAIKIDVEDIEKDPGWYKVKIALRPHFKYMGANFELSLVGKLDKD; encoded by the coding sequence ATGTCTGTAGTAGAAGCAACAGCGGCAAGTAATGAAGCCGTTAACGGAAGTTTGTTAGACAATATTATTGCGCAAACAAGTATAACACGAGAAGATGACACATATACTGTCGTAAAGTCCGGAGTGGGTGCACTTATAGAAGAGTTGATCAAGTCGAATAATCCAGATGAAAAGGTCAATAAAACGGTTATCGATAAGATGATCGCAGAGATTGATGCAAAGATCTCCGCTCAAATGGATGAGATCCTGCATCATGAAAAATTTCAAGAACTTGAATCTAAATGGCGCGGTCTGTACTTTTTAGTTGAAAGAACAGACTTTAGAGAAAACATTTTGATGGAGATGATAAACGTCACAAAAGAGGATCTGATAGAAGACTTCGAAGATTGTTTAGACATTACGCAAACAGGACTGTACAAGCATGTCTATACATCTGGTTACGGTCAATTCGGTGGAGAACCTGTTGGAACGATCGTTGCCGATTACGAGATCGCTCCGTCTAATGTAGATATGAAGTTTATGACCAAGATGGCTTCTATTTCAGCTATGGCACATGCACCTTTGATCACGGCTGCGGGACCTAAGTTCTTTGGACTTGATTCTTTTGAAGGCATGCCGAATCTAAAAGATCTGGAAGATGTGATGAACTCACCTCAATTTGCCGCATGGAAAGGTTTTAGAAAAAACGAAGATTCAAGATATGTCGGTATGACACTTCCGAGATTTCTACTAAGAGCACCTTATGATCCTGAGGATAATCCAATTTCGAAATTCGTTTACCAGGAAGATGTTTCGAAATCACATGAAAACTACCTTTGGGGAAGTACGGTATACACATTTGCAAGCAAACTGACTGATTCATTTGCAAACTTCAGATGGTGTACGAATATTATCGGACCTATGAGTGGTGGAGAAGTAAGAGACCTGCCTGTACATACTTTTGAAAGCATGGGTGATGTTGAGATGAAAATCCCGACGGAAATATTGGTATCTGATAGAAGAGAGTATGAACTGGCACAAGAAGGATTCATCCCTCTAGTAATGAGAAAAGGCAGCAATTCGGCTGCATTCTTTGCTGCAAACTCTGCACAACAACCAAAAATATTTGCGGATACTCCCGAAGGTAACGAAGCAGAGCTTAATTACAAACTTGGCACTCAGCTTCCTTATCTGTTTGCTGTTACAAGAATGGCACATTACATCAAAGTCCTTCAAAGAGAACACATCGGTTCTTGGAGAGAAAGAGAAGATCTTGAGAGAGAACTTAACAAATGGGCTAAGCAATATGTAGCAAATCAGGAAAATCCAAGTGCGGAAATAAGAAGTAAAAGACCGTTTAAAGCGATCAAAATCGATGTCGAAGATATCGAAAAAGATCCGGGCTGGTACAAAGTGAAGATCGCTCTAAGACCTCACTTTAAGTATATGGGTGCCAACTTCGAACTTTCTTTAGTCGGAAAGCTGGATAAAGATTAA